In the Flavobacterium acetivorans genome, one interval contains:
- a CDS encoding dihydroorotase: protein MNRVLIKNAKIVNEGAIFEGDVLIENDLIVEISESISAKSSDCKIIDAEGNYLIPGAIDDQVHFREPGLTYKGDIESESRAAVAGGITSFIEQPNTVPNAVTQEILEEKYQLAAEKSYANYSFMMGATNDNLEEVLKTNPKNVAGIKIFLGSSTGNMLVDNEATLEKIFSSTPMLIAVHCEDEATIRNNTEKYKAEYGEDVPVTVHHLIRSEEACYISSSKAVALAKKTGARLHIFHLSTAKEMDLFTNKIPLEEKKITAEVCVHHLWFTNEDYATKGNLIKWNPAVKTANDRKVLWEALNDGRIDVVATDHAPHTLEEKKQPYLKAPSGGPLVQHAVVAMFEAFHQGKISIEKIVEKMCHNPAKIFKIEKRGFVKEGYYADLVIVNPGLPWSVKKENILAKCGWSPFEGFTFKSRITHTFVNGQLVYTAFKVKEIKAGKRLLFDR, encoded by the coding sequence ATGAATAGGGTTTTAATTAAGAATGCCAAAATAGTAAATGAAGGGGCGATTTTTGAAGGCGATGTATTAATTGAGAATGACTTAATTGTTGAGATTTCAGAAAGCATTAGTGCGAAATCATCGGATTGTAAAATCATTGATGCCGAAGGGAATTACCTGATTCCGGGAGCCATTGACGATCAGGTGCATTTTAGAGAGCCGGGTCTTACTTACAAAGGAGATATTGAGTCAGAGTCCAGAGCGGCTGTGGCTGGTGGGATTACCTCTTTTATAGAACAACCCAATACGGTTCCTAATGCGGTTACTCAGGAAATTCTGGAAGAAAAATACCAATTGGCTGCCGAAAAATCTTATGCGAATTATTCGTTTATGATGGGAGCTACCAATGATAATTTAGAGGAAGTTCTAAAAACAAATCCTAAAAATGTAGCGGGAATAAAAATATTTCTAGGTTCTTCAACCGGAAATATGTTGGTGGATAATGAAGCTACTTTAGAAAAAATATTTTCGAGTACGCCGATGTTAATCGCGGTACATTGTGAAGATGAGGCTACCATTAGGAATAATACGGAAAAATATAAGGCGGAATATGGAGAAGACGTTCCGGTAACGGTGCATCACCTTATCCGTAGCGAAGAGGCTTGTTATATTTCATCTTCAAAAGCGGTTGCGCTAGCCAAGAAAACAGGAGCGCGTTTGCATATTTTTCATCTGTCTACCGCCAAAGAAATGGATTTGTTTACCAACAAAATTCCATTGGAAGAAAAGAAAATTACAGCCGAAGTTTGTGTACATCATTTGTGGTTTACCAATGAAGATTATGCTACCAAAGGGAATTTAATTAAATGGAATCCTGCTGTAAAAACGGCCAATGATAGAAAAGTGCTTTGGGAAGCTTTGAATGATGGCAGAATCGATGTGGTTGCCACAGATCATGCGCCTCATACTTTGGAAGAGAAAAAGCAGCCTTATCTTAAAGCGCCTTCAGGCGGGCCGCTAGTACAGCATGCTGTTGTGGCTATGTTTGAAGCTTTTCATCAAGGGAAAATCAGCATCGAAAAAATTGTGGAGAAAATGTGTCACAATCCGGCTAAAATTTTCAAAATAGAAAAACGTGGTTTTGTCAAAGAAGGTTATTATGCCGATTTAGTTATCGTCAATCCGGGCTTGCCTTGGAGTGTGAAGAAAGAAAATATCTTGGCCAAATGCGGTTGGTCTCCATTTGAAGGTTTTACCTTTAAATCCAGAATTACCCATACTTTTGTAAACGGACAATTAGTTTACACGGCATTTAAGGTAAAAGAAATTAAGGCAGGAAAACGATTGTTGTTTGATCGATAA
- a CDS encoding zinc metallopeptidase — MGMGYLILAGAIMLFSWLVSSRLKSKFEQYSKLHLQNGMSGAEIAEKMLADNGIRDVRVISTPGRLTDHYNPMDKTVNLSEAVYNQRNAAAAAVAAHECGHAVQHAVGYEWLTMRSKLVPFVNVASSYMQWILLGGILLLNTFPGLLLFGIILFAATTLFSVITLPVEYDASHRALAWLENKRMLTQQEQAGAKDALKWAARTYVVAALGSIATLLYYVSIYMGGSRRE; from the coding sequence ATGGGAATGGGTTATTTAATTCTTGCAGGAGCAATTATGCTTTTTAGCTGGTTAGTTAGTTCAAGGCTAAAAAGTAAATTTGAGCAATATTCTAAATTACATTTGCAAAACGGAATGTCAGGTGCTGAAATTGCCGAGAAAATGCTGGCTGATAATGGAATTCGCGATGTTCGAGTGATTTCTACGCCAGGACGCTTAACGGATCATTACAATCCTATGGATAAAACGGTGAATCTGAGTGAGGCGGTGTACAATCAGCGCAATGCTGCGGCGGCTGCGGTTGCTGCTCACGAATGTGGTCATGCGGTTCAGCATGCAGTAGGTTATGAGTGGCTAACGATGCGTTCTAAGTTGGTTCCTTTTGTCAATGTGGCCTCTAGTTATATGCAATGGATTTTACTGGGAGGAATTTTATTGCTAAATACATTTCCGGGATTATTGTTGTTTGGGATCATATTGTTTGCTGCCACAACCTTGTTTTCGGTAATTACTTTGCCGGTAGAGTATGATGCAAGTCATCGTGCATTAGCATGGTTAGAGAACAAAAGAATGCTTACGCAACAAGAACAAGCAGGAGCTAAAGACGCCTTGAAATGGGCTGCCAGAACCTATGTGGTTGCTGCCTTAGGTTCTATTGCTACCTTATTGTATTATGTTTCCATATATATGGGAGGAAGCAGAAGAGAATAA
- a CDS encoding DUF4271 domain-containing protein, translating to MIEHVLHPRITENKDWITLLFVLSFAIIAITKSVYENRFGDFINLLFSDKYSKIYRDSSHLKSGFTISLFLVQVISFAFFIQFSLSLFGYASKTDWILYIQIITFLIFFILSKYLIEKIIATAFNIEEFVEQFNLQKVTYRTYIGLFILPINVILFYYDSISKNIPLIIILMILIFNILAYLISIKNYQKLIFSKLFYFILYLCTLEIAPYFFMYYWYTKGST from the coding sequence ATGATTGAACATGTACTTCATCCCAGAATAACCGAAAACAAAGACTGGATCACGCTTTTGTTCGTGCTGTCGTTTGCCATAATTGCCATAACCAAATCTGTTTATGAAAATCGATTTGGCGATTTTATAAATCTATTGTTTTCCGATAAATATTCGAAAATATACCGAGACAGCAGCCACCTCAAAAGCGGTTTCACCATTTCGTTATTTTTAGTTCAGGTCATTTCTTTTGCCTTTTTTATTCAATTCTCGTTGAGTCTTTTTGGTTACGCTTCCAAAACAGATTGGATACTTTACATACAGATCATAACCTTCTTAATTTTCTTTATCCTATCTAAATATCTGATTGAAAAAATAATTGCTACCGCATTCAATATCGAGGAATTTGTTGAACAATTTAACTTACAAAAAGTCACTTATCGGACTTATATAGGGCTTTTTATACTCCCAATCAATGTTATTCTATTCTACTACGACAGCATATCAAAAAATATTCCGTTAATTATTATTTTGATGATATTGATTTTCAATATATTAGCGTATTTGATCTCAATAAAAAACTATCAAAAACTAATATTCAGTAAGTTGTTTTATTTTATTTTATATCTTTGCACTCTCGAAATAGCACCTTATTTTTTTATGTATTATTGGTACACAAAAGGGAGCACTTAG
- a CDS encoding NAD-dependent epimerase/dehydratase family protein: MILVTGGTGLVGAHLLLHLIENGEKVRAIYRNTASVEKTKKLFDLYQKIDLFKAIGWIQADITDIPALEHAFEGIDQVYHCAALISFDPKDEELIRKINIEGTANIVNFCLTYDIKKLCYISSIAALGDLAAHETIITEETEWNPEKPHSDYAISKYGAEMEIWRGQQEGLKILIVNPGVILGPGFQEQGSGLLFKKVAQGLSFYTLGTTGFIAVRDVVSISHQLMISAICNERFTLIAENLIFRDVLNSIATALKVKKPTLHARPFLMEMVWRLDWISATFFMQKRQFTKATAKASYSKNDYSNNKIKDLLNIEFTPIDSYIEEITRLKT; encoded by the coding sequence ATGATTTTAGTTACAGGAGGAACAGGTTTAGTCGGTGCGCATTTATTACTTCATTTAATTGAAAATGGAGAGAAAGTACGCGCTATTTATCGCAATACAGCAAGTGTCGAAAAGACTAAAAAACTATTTGATTTATACCAAAAAATCGATTTATTTAAAGCTATCGGATGGATTCAGGCAGATATTACGGATATCCCCGCCTTAGAACACGCTTTTGAGGGAATTGATCAAGTGTATCATTGCGCCGCCCTGATTTCATTTGACCCAAAAGACGAGGAATTAATTCGAAAAATTAACATTGAAGGAACCGCAAACATCGTTAATTTTTGCCTTACCTACGATATTAAAAAATTGTGCTACATCAGTTCGATAGCGGCATTGGGTGATCTAGCAGCGCATGAAACGATTATCACCGAAGAAACCGAATGGAATCCGGAAAAACCACACAGTGATTATGCCATTTCTAAATATGGCGCCGAAATGGAAATTTGGCGTGGACAACAAGAAGGATTAAAAATATTAATTGTAAATCCGGGCGTTATCCTTGGTCCTGGTTTTCAGGAACAGGGAAGCGGCTTACTTTTCAAGAAAGTTGCCCAAGGCCTGTCCTTTTACACGCTTGGAACTACCGGATTTATCGCTGTGCGTGATGTAGTGAGCATTAGCCATCAATTGATGATAAGCGCTATTTGCAACGAAAGATTCACCTTGATTGCCGAAAACTTGATTTTTAGAGATGTTCTAAACAGCATTGCTACCGCTTTGAAAGTAAAAAAACCGACACTTCACGCGAGGCCTTTTTTGATGGAAATGGTTTGGCGACTGGATTGGATTTCAGCCACTTTTTTTATGCAAAAAAGACAATTTACAAAAGCCACAGCAAAAGCTTCCTATTCTAAAAATGACTATTCAAACAATAAAATTAAAGACCTCCTGAATATTGAATTTACTCCTATTGATTCATACATCGAAGAAATTACAAGACTCAAAACCTAA
- a CDS encoding polyprenol monophosphomannose synthase has product MNDCIVIIPTYNEIENIESIIRSVLSQHKLFHVLIIDDNSPDHTADKVQLLQSEFSGRLFLEKREKKSGLGTAYVHGFKWALEKKYDFIFEMDADFSHNPNDLQKLYDACHFGDADLAIGSRYVTGVNVVNWPLSRVLLSYFASVYVRFITGMKIHDATAGFVCYKRQVLEEINLNKIRFVGYAFQIEMKYRTYCKKFRIVEVPIIFTDRTKGQSKMSNSIIVEAVFGVISLRLKKLVNSL; this is encoded by the coding sequence ATGAACGATTGTATTGTTATAATTCCTACCTATAACGAAATTGAAAATATCGAAAGCATTATCAGATCAGTGCTTTCGCAACACAAACTCTTTCATGTGCTTATCATTGACGATAATTCTCCGGATCATACCGCAGATAAGGTTCAGTTGTTACAATCGGAATTTAGCGGAAGGTTATTTTTGGAAAAACGAGAGAAAAAGTCCGGTTTAGGAACCGCTTATGTTCATGGTTTTAAATGGGCATTGGAGAAAAAATACGATTTTATTTTTGAAATGGATGCCGATTTTTCCCATAACCCTAATGATTTACAAAAACTGTATGATGCCTGCCATTTTGGTGATGCTGATTTGGCCATCGGATCGCGATATGTAACTGGTGTAAATGTGGTCAACTGGCCTTTAAGCCGAGTGTTGCTGTCTTATTTTGCGTCAGTTTATGTTCGTTTTATTACAGGAATGAAAATTCATGATGCCACGGCAGGTTTTGTTTGTTATAAAAGGCAGGTTTTGGAAGAAATCAATTTGAATAAAATACGATTTGTGGGTTATGCTTTTCAAATTGAAATGAAATACCGAACCTATTGTAAGAAATTTAGAATTGTGGAAGTTCCCATTATTTTTACCGATAGAACCAAAGGACAATCCAAAATGAGCAATTCAATTATTGTTGAAGCCGTTTTTGGGGTGATTTCTTTGAGATTGAAAAAGTTAGTTAATAGTTTATAA
- a CDS encoding uroporphyrinogen-III synthase gives MKVKTILVSQPEPKVENSPYFELQQKHKVKIDFRPFIHIEGVNAKEIRLQKIDLNHYTAIILTSRNAVDHFFRVADEMRFKIPEGLKYFCQSEAVAFYLQKYVVYRKRKIYVGAKDFADLSPLIKKYKDEKFLLPASDQLNADAPITLNGLKVDWTQAIFYKTVMSDLSDLADVYYDILAFFSPTGIKSLFKNFPDFKQNNTRIAVFGSSTQKEALDHGLRIDILAPTRETPSMTMALEKYINEANKGK, from the coding sequence ATGAAAGTGAAAACAATTTTGGTGTCACAACCCGAGCCTAAAGTGGAAAATTCTCCTTACTTTGAGCTCCAACAAAAGCATAAAGTTAAAATTGATTTCAGACCTTTTATCCACATAGAAGGAGTTAATGCCAAAGAGATTAGACTTCAAAAAATCGATCTTAATCATTATACTGCAATTATTTTAACAAGCAGAAACGCGGTAGATCATTTTTTTAGAGTCGCTGATGAAATGCGATTCAAAATTCCCGAAGGATTAAAGTATTTTTGTCAATCAGAAGCAGTTGCTTTTTACCTGCAAAAATATGTAGTGTACAGAAAACGTAAAATTTACGTTGGCGCAAAAGATTTTGCCGATTTATCACCGTTGATCAAAAAATACAAAGACGAAAAATTCCTTTTACCCGCTTCAGATCAATTGAATGCAGATGCTCCGATTACTCTTAACGGATTAAAAGTGGACTGGACTCAGGCAATATTTTACAAAACAGTAATGAGTGATCTTTCTGACTTGGCCGACGTTTATTATGATATTTTAGCGTTTTTCAGCCCAACCGGAATAAAATCTTTGTTCAAAAATTTCCCAGATTTCAAACAAAATAATACCAGAATCGCTGTTTTTGGAAGTTCGACTCAAAAAGAAGCTTTAGATCACGGATTAAGAATTGATATCCTTGCTCCAACTCGAGAAACACCTTCAATGACAATGGCATTAGAAAAATACATCAATGAAGCCAATAAAGGGAAATAA
- a CDS encoding Lrp/AsnC family transcriptional regulator, with protein MKINSLAVEIDGIDKEILRDLMEDARKPILQIANKIGISGAAIHQRLRKLEQSGVISGSKFVVNHKILGYNTMAFVGVYLDKAARNLEAVKELRKIPEVLECHYTTGNWSILIKIICRDNEHLMQLLNTKIQAIEGVSRTETFISLDQQIDRQIQL; from the coding sequence ATGAAAATTAACTCTCTGGCAGTAGAAATTGACGGCATCGACAAAGAAATCTTACGCGACCTGATGGAGGATGCTCGAAAACCAATCCTGCAAATTGCTAATAAAATAGGAATCTCGGGAGCCGCTATTCATCAGCGATTGCGAAAACTAGAACAATCAGGCGTGATTTCGGGATCTAAATTTGTCGTAAACCATAAAATACTAGGATACAACACCATGGCTTTTGTAGGCGTCTATCTTGACAAAGCCGCCAGAAACCTAGAAGCAGTAAAAGAATTGAGGAAAATTCCTGAAGTCCTAGAATGCCATTATACTACCGGGAATTGGTCGATATTAATCAAAATTATCTGTAGAGACAATGAGCATTTAATGCAATTATTGAATACTAAAATCCAAGCAATAGAAGGCGTTTCCAGAACAGAAACCTTTATCTCCTTAGACCAACAAATTGACAGACAAATTCAGTTATAA
- the tyrS gene encoding tyrosine--tRNA ligase, which translates to MKNFIEEVTWRGMLHDVMPGTEEHLMEQMRVAYVGIDPTADSLHIGHLVGVMLLKHFQLSGHKPLALVGGATGMIGDPSGKSNERNLLDEATLRHNQDAIKGQLARFLDFTSDAPNAAELVNNYDWMKNFSFLDFIRDVGKHITVNYMMAKDSVKKRLSSEAAEGMSFTEFTYQLVQGYDFLHLYREKNCTLQMGGSDQWGNITTGTELVRRIASGKAYALTCPLITKADGTKFGKSEGGNIWLDATRTSPYKFYQYWLNTSDVDAEKYIKIFTFLSKEEIEILTEKHRETPHLRLLQKRLAEEITVMVHSAEDLENAIKASNILFGNSTSDDLKELDEATFLDVFDGVPQAEIARNEMEAGIDIVAVLNEKTGFFKSNGEARRALTANSISVNREKVKEDFVLSANDLINNQFVLLQSGKKNYFVVRIV; encoded by the coding sequence ATGAAGAATTTTATTGAAGAAGTGACTTGGAGAGGAATGCTCCACGATGTTATGCCAGGCACAGAAGAACATTTGATGGAACAAATGCGTGTGGCGTATGTGGGAATTGACCCAACTGCCGATTCATTGCATATAGGACATTTAGTTGGAGTGATGTTATTGAAACATTTTCAGTTATCTGGACACAAACCATTGGCCTTAGTGGGCGGTGCTACAGGAATGATTGGTGATCCATCAGGAAAATCAAATGAAAGAAATTTATTGGACGAAGCGACTTTGCGTCACAACCAAGACGCTATCAAAGGACAATTAGCTCGTTTTTTAGATTTCACTTCCGATGCGCCAAATGCTGCCGAATTAGTGAACAATTACGACTGGATGAAGAATTTTTCTTTTCTGGATTTTATTCGTGATGTGGGTAAACACATTACCGTGAATTATATGATGGCCAAAGATTCGGTAAAGAAACGTTTGTCTTCTGAAGCTGCCGAAGGAATGTCATTCACAGAGTTTACCTACCAACTGGTTCAAGGATATGATTTTTTGCATTTGTACAGAGAGAAAAACTGTACGTTACAAATGGGCGGAAGCGATCAATGGGGAAATATTACCACAGGAACCGAATTAGTGCGCAGAATCGCTAGTGGGAAAGCCTATGCGTTGACTTGTCCGCTAATCACCAAAGCAGATGGAACCAAGTTTGGAAAATCCGAAGGCGGAAATATTTGGTTGGATGCTACAAGGACTTCTCCATATAAGTTTTACCAATATTGGTTGAATACATCGGATGTTGATGCCGAGAAATACATTAAGATTTTTACCTTTTTATCAAAAGAAGAAATTGAGATTTTAACAGAGAAACATAGAGAAACGCCGCATTTGCGTTTATTACAAAAACGTTTGGCCGAGGAAATTACGGTAATGGTGCATTCGGCAGAAGATTTAGAAAATGCGATTAAAGCATCGAATATTTTGTTCGGAAATTCTACTTCAGATGATTTGAAAGAATTGGATGAAGCCACTTTCTTAGATGTTTTTGATGGTGTCCCTCAAGCTGAAATTGCAAGAAATGAAATGGAAGCCGGAATTGATATTGTGGCTGTTTTGAATGAAAAAACAGGATTTTTCAAATCGAATGGGGAAGCCAGACGTGCTTTGACTGCCAATTCGATTTCGGTAAACAGAGAAAAAGTGAAAGAAGATTTTGTGCTTTCAGCTAATGATTTAATCAACAATCAGTTTGTGTTGTTACAAAGCGGAAAGAAAAATTATTTTGTGGTTAGAATAGTTTAA
- a CDS encoding DUF4296 domain-containing protein has translation MKKAISIFVLLIVLSSCKEKVVEKPEKLIERGVMVDIMYDLSLLEAIRYQNPTSVEKYKTNPAEFIFKKYKIDSAQFAQNNRYYAADYVEYKAMSDEILKRIDQEKAVADSLVKLENKKKTKLKKAKIAKDSLAKKDTVNPKRTQFKKQNLVKQALLKKEALQ, from the coding sequence ATGAAAAAAGCGATATCAATTTTTGTGCTTCTCATAGTATTGAGTAGCTGTAAAGAGAAAGTAGTAGAAAAACCGGAAAAACTTATCGAAAGAGGCGTTATGGTGGATATTATGTATGATTTATCGCTTTTGGAAGCTATAAGATATCAAAATCCAACTTCGGTAGAGAAGTATAAAACAAATCCTGCCGAATTTATCTTTAAAAAATATAAAATTGACAGCGCTCAATTTGCTCAAAATAATAGGTATTATGCTGCTGATTATGTCGAGTATAAAGCCATGTCTGATGAAATTCTAAAACGCATCGACCAAGAAAAAGCTGTTGCAGATTCTTTGGTGAAATTAGAAAACAAGAAAAAAACAAAGCTTAAAAAGGCCAAAATCGCTAAAGATTCTTTGGCTAAAAAAGATACTGTGAATCCTAAACGAACGCAGTTTAAGAAGCAAAATTTGGTAAAACAAGCTTTGCTAAAAAAAGAGGCTTTGCAGTAA